The region CGAGGATGAGCGTGAAGCTTCTTGAACCTACACCATGCCTGAACACTACGACACTGATGAGCAACACGGTCAACACATTCAGCACCCGCTGTATCCGTGATGACCCCACCGATGGTGATGATGGCTGGGATAACGAATACCGCTCTACTGTTCAGTATGAGCAATCCGACGACTCCGACGACTCCCCCCAAAGAACCATCTGAAGAGGGATGTTCAAGTTGCTGTGTGTGATTGTTTCGGTCACAGATTGTGAGTTACCGTGCCGTTCTGTAGTTTGGGTTGCTCATAGTTTCGCTTATGCAGTTAGTGGGCCTTGGTCTCTTTCCACTGGCCGAGTTGTATAACCCCCGTGGATTACAATACTTGCATACGTTGTGTGACCTATGGACATTCAGTCTGTTGTCTCGCGAGCGAAAACCGTTATGCGAGTCTTCAGTGAAAAGAATGGGACGTTTCTCGCCGGCAGTATCGCCTACAGCGCGTTCGTCTCACTCGTTCCAATGGTTATGTTCTTCCTCCTCGGAGTCTCCGTGTTCGGCGCACCCGAACTACAGCAGCAAATAATCGAGGTGGCGACCGAAAGCGTCTCTCCGTCGGTCGGTGGCGTCATCGAGGTGATGATCGAAGAGCAACGCGACGCCGGTCGCGGCTCGACGATCAGTGCCTCTCTCATCGGGCTGCTCACCTTTGCGTGGGGGTCGATCAAGGTATTCCGTGGGCTCGATACGGCGTTCTCGGAGATTTATGAGACAACCGCCCGGGGATCGTTCCTCGGCCAGATCAAAAAGAGTCTGGTGGTGCTTTTCACCCTCATGCTGGGCGCCATCGCGATGGTCGGCACGACCACCGTCGTCGCATTCTTCTCGTCAGTCCCGTTCATTGGGGTCGTGGTCCCCCTGCTACTGGTCGTCGGTCTCTGTGGCGCGTTCTTCCCAATGTACTACCTGTTTCCGGACATCGAGGTGGCGCCACGGGAAGTGATTCCAGGGACCATCGTCGGGGCCGTCGGTTGGGCGATCCTGCAAGTGCTGTTCCAGGTGTACGTCTCCCTGAGCGGCAGCGGCGGGAGTCTCATCGCGAGCATCCTCCTGTTGGTCACCTGGCTATATTTCAGCGGTGTCATCCTGTTGCTCGGTGCGGCGGTCAACGCAGTCGGGCTTGCCCATGCCGACGCACCCCCAGACGAACGG is a window of halophilic archaeon DL31 DNA encoding:
- a CDS encoding ribonuclease BN (KEGG: hje:HacjB3_16186 ribonuclease BN~TIGRFAM: Ribonuclease BN~PFAM: Ribonuclease BN-related), which gives rise to MDIQSVVSRAKTVMRVFSEKNGTFLAGSIAYSAFVSLVPMVMFFLLGVSVFGAPELQQQIIEVATESVSPSVGGVIEVMIEEQRDAGRGSTISASLIGLLTFAWGSIKVFRGLDTAFSEIYETTARGSFLGQIKKSLVVLFTLMLGAIAMVGTTTVVAFFSSVPFIGVVVPLLLVVGLCGAFFPMYYLFPDIEVAPREVIPGTIVGAVGWAILQVLFQVYVSLSGSGGSLIASILLLVTWLYFSGVILLLGAAVNAVGLAHADAPPDEREESSVLNTEMTPDEMATHLGRLREDLTGRSEGMRPTSKGTVVERNPPRGAISITEWARESEEGMTHEVRLKWDADSNSED